A region from the Drosophila bipectinata strain 14024-0381.07 chromosome 3R, DbipHiC1v2, whole genome shotgun sequence genome encodes:
- the LOC122321652 gene encoding uncharacterized protein isoform X2 — MAFVKSIVLNILFILKFVNNSVQTTYDFTLEEEEVFSECQEKHPEYLNMDQMLDFSHTSFSMSEEGVSVEGNMTFCWDIDPKDRLEASTSVSYFDRGSWQATVLNIKYKDFCVSMFDPKQFWYKFWTKHVRNAEYAMKVCPLPGITFVLEPYTLNLQFGFDVPLKPGRYKIVLLFSAIDVDEEEEVFSECQEKLPEYLNMDQMLDFSHTSFSMSEEGVSVEGNMTFCWDIDPKDRLEASTSVSYFDRGSWQATVLNIKYKDFCVSMFDPKQFWYQFWTKHVLNAEYLMKVCPLPGITFVLEPYTLNLRFGFDVPLKPGRYKIVLLFSAIDVDGKVRDKKICAEIRGSFMK, encoded by the exons ATGGCGTTTGTCAAATCTATAGTTTTAAATATCTTATTCATTCTGAAATTTGTGAATAATTCTGTGCAAACGACTTACGACTTCACattagaagaagaagaagtttTTTCAGAATGTCAAGAAAAGCACCCAGAATACCTCAACATGGATCAAATGTTAGATTTTTCACACACCTCCTTTTCCATGAGTGAAGAAGGCGTATCAGTGGAAGGTAATATGACTTTTTGCTGGGACATAGATCCTAAAGATCGACTAGAG GCTTCAACTTCAGTTTCCTACTTTGATCGTGGAAGTTGGCAAGCTACTGTTcttaatattaaatacaagGATTTTTGCGTCTCCATGTTCGACCCCAAACAATTTTGGTACAAATTTTGGACGAAACATGTTCGAAATGCCGAGTATGCAATGAAAGTGTGCCCCCTACCTGGA aTAACATTTGTATTGGAACCGTATACACTGAATCTACAATTCGGGTTTGACGTGCCATTAAAACCAGGACGTTACAAGATTGTACTTCTCTTCTCGGCAATAGATGTTGACG aagaagaagaagtttTTTCAGAATGTCAAGAAAAGCTCCCAGAATACCTCAACATGGATCAAATGTTAGATTTTTCACACACCTCCTTTTCCATGAGTGAAGAAGGAGTATCAGTGGAAGGTAATATGACTTTTTGCTGGGACATAGATCCTAAAGATCGACTAGAG GCTTCAACTTCAGTTTCCTACTTTGATCGTGGAAGTTGGCAAGCTACTGTTcttaatattaaatacaagGATTTTTGCGTCTCCATGTTCGACCCCAAACAATTTTGGTACCAATTTTGGACGAAACATGTTCTAAATGCCGAGTATTTAATGAAAGTGTGTCCCCTTCCTGGA aTAACATTTGTATTGGAACCGTATACACTGAATCTACGATTCGGGTTTGACGTGCCATTAAAACCAGGACGTTACAAGATTGTACTTCTCTTCTCGGCAATAGATGTCGACGGTAAAGTGCGtgataaaaaaatttgtgcAGAGATAAGAGGTTCCTTtatgaaataa
- the LOC122321652 gene encoding uncharacterized protein isoform X1 has protein sequence MAFVKSIVLNILFILKFVNNSVQTTYDFTLEEEEVFSECQEKHPEYLNMDQMLDFSHTSFSMSEEGVSVEGNMTFCWDIDPKDRLEASTSVSYFDRGSWQATVLNIKYKDFCVSMFDPKQFWYKFWTKHVRNAEYAMKVCPLPGITFVLEPYTLNLQFGFDVPLKPGRYKIVLLFSAIDVDAIVFTIFFILKLVNNSLQTVYELALEEEEVFSECQEKLPEYLNMDQMLDFSHTSFSMSEEGVSVEGNMTFCWDIDPKDRLEASTSVSYFDRGSWQATVLNIKYKDFCVSMFDPKQFWYQFWTKHVLNAEYLMKVCPLPGITFVLEPYTLNLRFGFDVPLKPGRYKIVLLFSAIDVDGKVRDKKICAEIRGSFMK, from the exons ATGGCGTTTGTCAAATCTATAGTTTTAAATATCTTATTCATTCTGAAATTTGTGAATAATTCTGTGCAAACGACTTACGACTTCACattagaagaagaagaagtttTTTCAGAATGTCAAGAAAAGCACCCAGAATACCTCAACATGGATCAAATGTTAGATTTTTCACACACCTCCTTTTCCATGAGTGAAGAAGGCGTATCAGTGGAAGGTAATATGACTTTTTGCTGGGACATAGATCCTAAAGATCGACTAGAG GCTTCAACTTCAGTTTCCTACTTTGATCGTGGAAGTTGGCAAGCTACTGTTcttaatattaaatacaagGATTTTTGCGTCTCCATGTTCGACCCCAAACAATTTTGGTACAAATTTTGGACGAAACATGTTCGAAATGCCGAGTATGCAATGAAAGTGTGCCCCCTACCTGGA aTAACATTTGTATTGGAACCGTATACACTGAATCTACAATTCGGGTTTGACGTGCCATTAAAACCAGGACGTTACAAGATTGTACTTCTCTTCTCGGCAATAGATGTTGACG CCATAGTTTTCACCATCTTTTTCATTCTAAAATTGGTGAATAATTCTCTCCAAACGGTTTACGAATTGGCattagaagaagaagaagtttTTTCAGAATGTCAAGAAAAGCTCCCAGAATACCTCAACATGGATCAAATGTTAGATTTTTCACACACCTCCTTTTCCATGAGTGAAGAAGGAGTATCAGTGGAAGGTAATATGACTTTTTGCTGGGACATAGATCCTAAAGATCGACTAGAG GCTTCAACTTCAGTTTCCTACTTTGATCGTGGAAGTTGGCAAGCTACTGTTcttaatattaaatacaagGATTTTTGCGTCTCCATGTTCGACCCCAAACAATTTTGGTACCAATTTTGGACGAAACATGTTCTAAATGCCGAGTATTTAATGAAAGTGTGTCCCCTTCCTGGA aTAACATTTGTATTGGAACCGTATACACTGAATCTACGATTCGGGTTTGACGTGCCATTAAAACCAGGACGTTACAAGATTGTACTTCTCTTCTCGGCAATAGATGTCGACGGTAAAGTGCGtgataaaaaaatttgtgcAGAGATAAGAGGTTCCTTtatgaaataa